In Haloterrigena turkmenica DSM 5511, a single genomic region encodes these proteins:
- a CDS encoding DNA topoisomerase I, which produces MELIITEKDNAARRIADILSGGTYDSSRENGVNVYEWGGKRCVGLSGHVVGVDFPDEYSDWRDVEPVELIDASVEKTATKENIVATLRILARKATRVTIATDYDREGELIGKEAYDIVRDVDEEVPIRRVRFSSITENEVQSAFDDPDDLDFDLAAAGEARQIIDLVWGAALTRFLSLSAGQLGNDFISVGRVQSPTLKLIVDREREIQAFDPETYWELFGDLTKEDTTFEAQYFYRDEDDNEAERVWEEAVADEVYETLAERDSATVVDVNRRTRTDTPPEPFNTTQFIRAAGAIGYSAKRAMSIAEDLYTAGYITYPRTDNTVYPDDLDPEELLDDFVSHPTLGESAESLLEADEIVPTEGDEETTDHPPIHPTGEIPSRGGDVSDDEWEVYELVVRRFYATVADAAVWEHLKVVTEVDDYRMKSNGKRLVEPGYHDVYPYFSTSENYVPDVTEGEELALTDVELEEKETQPPRRYGQSRLIETMEDMGIGTKSTRHNTLEKLYDRGYIESDPPRPTKLAMAVVDAAENYADRVVSEEMTAQLEQDMDAIASGEATLDDVTDESREMLEEIFANLADSRDEIGDHLRKSLKDDKRLGPCPECGEDLLVRRSRHGSYFVGCDGYPDCENTLPLPSTGKPLILESECEDHGLNEVKMLAGRQTFVHGCPLCKAEDAGEGPVLGTCPECGDEHDGELAVKTLQSGSRLVGCTRYPDCEYSLPLPRRGEIEVTDERCDEHGLPELVVHSGDDPWELGCPICNYQEFQARESDSGSDLEALDGVGAKTVEKLADAGIESLDDLTEADPDAVAEDVDGVSADRVRTWQAKA; this is translated from the coding sequence GTGGAGCTGATAATCACGGAGAAGGACAACGCCGCGCGACGGATCGCCGACATTCTGAGCGGCGGGACCTACGACTCGAGTCGCGAAAACGGCGTCAACGTCTACGAGTGGGGCGGCAAGCGTTGCGTGGGGCTGTCGGGCCACGTCGTCGGCGTCGACTTCCCGGACGAGTACTCGGACTGGCGCGACGTCGAACCCGTCGAACTCATCGACGCGAGCGTCGAGAAGACGGCGACGAAGGAGAACATCGTCGCGACGCTGCGCATCCTCGCGCGAAAGGCCACCCGCGTCACCATCGCGACCGACTACGACCGCGAGGGCGAACTCATCGGCAAGGAGGCCTACGACATCGTCCGCGACGTCGACGAGGAGGTCCCTATCCGCCGCGTTCGGTTCTCTTCGATCACGGAAAACGAGGTCCAGAGCGCCTTCGACGACCCGGACGACCTCGACTTCGATCTGGCGGCCGCGGGCGAGGCCCGCCAGATCATCGACCTCGTCTGGGGCGCCGCCCTGACCCGCTTCCTCTCGCTGTCGGCGGGTCAGCTCGGCAACGACTTCATCTCCGTCGGGCGAGTGCAGTCGCCGACGCTGAAGCTGATCGTCGACCGCGAGCGCGAGATTCAGGCCTTCGATCCCGAGACCTACTGGGAGCTGTTCGGCGACTTAACCAAGGAAGACACCACGTTCGAGGCCCAGTACTTCTACCGCGACGAGGACGACAACGAGGCCGAGCGCGTCTGGGAGGAGGCCGTCGCCGACGAGGTCTACGAGACCCTCGCCGAGCGCGATAGCGCGACCGTCGTCGACGTCAACCGCCGGACGCGGACGGACACGCCGCCCGAGCCGTTCAACACTACCCAGTTCATCCGCGCGGCCGGCGCTATCGGCTACTCCGCCAAGCGGGCGATGTCGATCGCCGAGGATCTCTACACCGCCGGCTACATCACATACCCGCGGACCGACAACACCGTCTACCCCGACGATCTGGATCCCGAGGAACTGCTCGACGACTTCGTCAGCCATCCGACGCTCGGCGAGTCCGCCGAGTCGCTGCTCGAGGCCGACGAGATCGTTCCCACCGAGGGCGACGAGGAGACGACCGACCACCCGCCGATCCACCCGACCGGCGAAATCCCGAGCCGCGGCGGCGACGTGAGCGACGACGAGTGGGAGGTGTACGAACTCGTCGTCCGTCGGTTCTACGCGACCGTCGCCGACGCCGCCGTCTGGGAACACCTCAAGGTTGTCACCGAGGTCGACGACTACCGCATGAAGTCCAACGGCAAGCGACTCGTCGAGCCCGGCTACCACGACGTCTACCCCTACTTCAGCACGTCCGAGAACTACGTCCCCGACGTCACCGAGGGCGAGGAGCTCGCGCTGACCGACGTCGAACTCGAGGAGAAGGAGACCCAGCCGCCCCGACGCTACGGCCAGTCGCGGCTCATCGAGACCATGGAGGACATGGGGATCGGGACGAAGTCGACCCGACACAACACCCTCGAGAAACTGTACGACCGGGGCTACATCGAGAGCGACCCGCCGCGGCCGACCAAGCTCGCGATGGCCGTCGTCGACGCGGCCGAGAACTACGCCGACCGCGTCGTCAGCGAGGAGATGACGGCCCAGCTAGAGCAGGACATGGACGCCATCGCCAGCGGCGAGGCGACGCTGGACGACGTCACCGACGAGTCCCGCGAGATGCTAGAAGAGATCTTCGCGAACCTCGCCGACTCGCGCGACGAGATCGGTGACCACCTCCGCAAGTCGCTCAAGGACGACAAGCGGCTGGGTCCCTGCCCCGAGTGCGGCGAGGACCTGCTCGTCCGGCGCAGCCGCCACGGCTCCTACTTCGTCGGCTGCGACGGCTATCCGGACTGCGAGAACACCCTTCCGCTGCCCTCGACGGGCAAGCCGCTCATCCTCGAGAGCGAGTGCGAGGACCACGGTTTGAACGAGGTCAAGATGCTCGCCGGGCGGCAGACGTTCGTCCACGGCTGTCCGCTCTGTAAGGCCGAAGACGCCGGCGAAGGGCCCGTGCTGGGAACCTGTCCCGAATGCGGAGACGAACACGACGGCGAACTCGCCGTCAAGACCCTCCAGAGCGGTTCTCGGCTGGTGGGCTGTACGCGCTACCCCGACTGCGAGTACTCGCTGCCGCTGCCCCGGCGCGGCGAGATCGAGGTCACCGACGAGCGCTGCGACGAACACGGCCTGCCCGAACTGGTCGTCCACAGCGGCGACGACCCCTGGGAACTGGGCTGTCCGATCTGCAACTACCAGGAGTTTCAGGCCCGCGAGAGCGACTCCGGCTCCGACCTCGAGGCGCTGGACGGCGTCGGCGCCAAGACCGTCGAGAAACTCGCGGACGCGGGCATCGAGAGCCTGGACGATCTGACCGAGGCCGATCCGGACGCGGTCGCCGAGGACGTCGACGGCGTCAGCGCCGATCGAGTCCGAACCTGGCAGGCGAAGGCGTAG
- a CDS encoding ABC transporter substrate-binding protein, with product MMADQRDKRTHRTTRRDLLVALGGASTAALAGCSTTLGTDSGSTLRVGTLRPPLSLDPITARAIGSEQAIDRIFEGLYGYGEGTDIVPAIAAGEPEIADNDREVVVELDDGARFQNDRAVTAEDVVYSYTAPLEEDAPTEWLASPFDSVESDGEHTVRFTLAEPYPALEHALTHPIVPRQEREDDREAFATNPIGAGPFEVASFSAEKKTTLRRWDDYWGETPPAIDRFTMVYVEFPVTQLTSLRTNRNDLIEPVSPLIVDHVSDVANASVKRQQGYTSFYFGFNCNEGPTTDPRVREAISYCIDLEKAVSEFVEPMGQRQYSPLPPQVAEEWNMPTDEWAELANEQNPERARDLFREADAASGQLRILTSTDPKHKEFGEALAGGLRDASHGALTISTSETKFLERHVTGSERDYSVFVGEITGTPDPDTHLYPTFHENMTGVTNGTFYREDAVMERLASARTTTDREQRRDLYETAITRLLEDRVCLPICSFENSFAVDAGVENFRVHPIARVNPRLVWEDGVVTVGSES from the coding sequence ATGATGGCTGATCAGAGGGACAAGCGAACGCACAGAACGACGCGACGCGACCTGCTCGTCGCTCTCGGCGGTGCGAGCACGGCAGCGCTGGCGGGCTGTTCGACGACGCTGGGAACGGACTCGGGCTCGACGCTCCGCGTCGGAACGCTCCGTCCGCCGCTCTCGCTCGATCCGATCACCGCGCGGGCGATCGGCTCGGAGCAGGCGATCGATCGGATTTTCGAGGGGCTCTACGGCTACGGCGAGGGAACCGATATCGTTCCCGCGATCGCGGCCGGCGAGCCGGAAATCGCCGACAACGATCGAGAAGTCGTCGTCGAACTCGACGACGGCGCGCGATTTCAGAACGACCGAGCGGTGACCGCCGAGGACGTGGTCTACTCCTACACCGCGCCGCTCGAGGAGGACGCGCCGACGGAATGGCTGGCGAGCCCGTTCGACTCGGTCGAGTCCGACGGCGAGCACACCGTTCGGTTCACGCTGGCGGAGCCGTACCCGGCGCTCGAGCACGCGCTGACACATCCGATCGTGCCCCGACAGGAGCGCGAGGACGACAGGGAGGCGTTCGCCACGAACCCGATCGGCGCCGGCCCGTTCGAGGTCGCGTCGTTCAGCGCGGAGAAGAAGACCACGCTCCGTCGCTGGGACGACTACTGGGGCGAGACTCCACCCGCGATCGATCGGTTCACGATGGTCTACGTCGAGTTCCCGGTGACTCAGCTGACCAGCCTCCGGACGAATCGCAACGATCTGATCGAGCCGGTCTCACCGCTGATCGTCGATCACGTCAGCGACGTCGCGAACGCGTCGGTGAAGCGCCAGCAGGGATACACGTCGTTTTACTTCGGCTTCAACTGCAACGAGGGGCCGACGACCGACCCCCGAGTGCGAGAGGCGATCAGCTACTGCATCGACCTCGAGAAGGCGGTCTCCGAGTTCGTCGAGCCGATGGGCCAGCGTCAGTACAGCCCGCTGCCGCCGCAGGTCGCCGAGGAGTGGAACATGCCGACCGACGAGTGGGCCGAACTCGCGAACGAGCAGAACCCCGAACGCGCCCGTGACCTCTTTCGCGAGGCCGACGCGGCCAGCGGTCAGCTTCGCATCCTGACCTCGACGGATCCGAAACACAAAGAGTTCGGCGAGGCGCTCGCCGGCGGCCTCCGGGATGCCAGCCACGGCGCGCTCACCATCTCGACGTCCGAAACGAAATTCCTCGAGCGGCACGTCACCGGCTCCGAGCGCGACTACTCGGTGTTCGTCGGGGAGATCACGGGGACGCCCGATCCGGACACCCATCTCTACCCGACGTTCCACGAGAACATGACCGGCGTGACGAACGGGACCTTCTACCGCGAGGACGCGGTCATGGAACGGCTCGCGTCGGCGCGAACGACGACGGATCGCGAGCAGCGGCGCGATCTCTACGAGACGGCGATCACCCGATTGCTCGAGGATCGCGTCTGCCTGCCGATCTGCTCGTTCGAGAACAGCTTCGCCGTGGATGCGGGCGTCGAGAACTTTCGCGTCCACCCGATCGCGCGGGTCAATCCCCGGCTCGTGTGGGAGGACGGCGTCGTGACAGTGGGGTCGGAATCATGA
- a CDS encoding glycoside hydrolase family 97 catalytic domain-containing protein, producing the protein MRDEMLQQPCSHASRRRFLGGVSAMLAAAAYTRAVPERAAARVSNGDDDAVQRVSSPDGTVEMTVDVSDGTPRYAVAVDGTTYLEPSTVGFDFRNQPSFGASADGTTGSEVAVTGSERASETEVWEPVWGSYDRVSAEYNALIIGLEETAEPGRSANLEVRVFDDGVGLRVVFGDSFASNSGRAVVTSENTAFAFADDDTAWWIRNEVTNPRFEQEYEETPLSEIPGSSRETRPTGTPMRNGAHTPLTVEAGDGDVYLSVHEADLEDYAAATLAPRSDEGGTELVTELTPLPDGTKASLSLPNATPWRTIQIGRRPGDLIESELIPLLSAELEESAMPTVDGEPDTDWIEPRKYVGIWWTMIAGSANWEYRPDDSFDSPEDAAGYVHGARTERMKRYMNFAAENGIDSVLVEGWNEGWDTYPGDGTGLEFGVDDSYPDFDVREVTDFGRSLESGVEMTIHNETAGALPHYEDQFLNDDIFRQYEDVGIHSIKNGYVSDEGLGIEGDGAEPTHNQHNQLAVNHHRLVIEAAAANRQLLEIHEGIKPTGEIRTYPNVANREVVKAQEYDGFEQLSADVAPDHHVTLPFTRNLAGPVSYQPGIFDITFNDDRGGQIQTTRAKQLALYPNYLSGLQMVADRVEAYVDETLAVGECLQAASGDIDGFVTLDEWRNAFGTNYVAVDPNRVPSGSSVSFIVEDADAGTHELHLRYAAAPEDNAQRVVEAGETQATLRVNGETTTINPDFTDYWDQWEVFTTEIDLEDGDNEVAIELQYDDGEEFEGDVGGFNLNTIGITEPGDRSPMPAEYEGYTPENENFDAKPAFEFIESVPAAGWDETNVVDSEIGDYVVTARRKGEEWYVGAMTDEGGRAVDVPLEFLAPGNSGCQGRGMGSKGHGNGPKEPKYVAEIYSDGLGGGYESDPEAVRIDEAVVDPSATVLASMARSGGTAIRLRPATGTERKRLPTYERPTQDVRYEIDDQAGLGEPFIAATGSNDGDFVGGTTVAIEIDGERETVDNVRLSPGATDETVELGYAITSIGTYDVVLRDPDDGTVLASETVTVAPGDLVAEFDDPAGDDHGPGEYTYPTSDDFRDGAFDLRSFAVYEADDAYRFVFEVEELYDTFGGEFSPHYFAVYLRDPSRDGGRTTELGDLEVTAAFEEPWHYRVAASGFGSSVVDAAGTSLGSPTTVVDFESDTAILSVEKGTLSVDIANAEVVPVVGSEDRGTFRAVDVEAEGYVFGGAREDAIENAPRIIDHLTPPGVDQSDALAYDADSLATLPFVPL; encoded by the coding sequence ATGCGTGATGAAATGTTACAACAGCCGTGCTCACACGCGAGTCGGCGCCGGTTCCTCGGGGGCGTATCGGCGATGCTAGCCGCGGCAGCGTACACGCGAGCCGTCCCCGAACGCGCGGCGGCGCGAGTCTCGAACGGCGACGACGACGCCGTCCAGCGCGTCAGTTCGCCGGACGGCACCGTCGAGATGACCGTCGACGTCTCCGACGGGACCCCCCGCTACGCGGTGGCGGTCGACGGCACAACCTATCTCGAGCCGTCGACCGTCGGATTCGACTTCCGGAACCAGCCGTCGTTCGGAGCGAGCGCGGACGGCACGACCGGTTCCGAGGTCGCGGTCACCGGAAGCGAGCGCGCGTCGGAAACGGAGGTCTGGGAGCCCGTCTGGGGCTCGTACGACCGCGTGAGCGCCGAGTACAACGCGCTGATCATCGGACTCGAGGAGACGGCCGAACCGGGCCGGTCGGCGAACCTCGAGGTCCGCGTCTTCGACGACGGGGTCGGTCTCCGAGTCGTGTTCGGCGACAGTTTCGCGAGCAACAGCGGACGGGCCGTCGTCACGTCGGAGAACACCGCGTTCGCGTTCGCCGACGATGACACCGCCTGGTGGATCCGAAACGAAGTCACCAACCCCCGGTTCGAACAGGAGTACGAGGAGACGCCGCTCAGCGAGATTCCCGGCAGCTCGCGGGAGACTCGACCCACGGGGACGCCGATGCGAAACGGCGCGCACACGCCGCTGACGGTCGAGGCCGGCGACGGCGACGTCTACCTGAGCGTCCACGAGGCGGACCTCGAGGACTACGCGGCCGCGACGCTCGCGCCGCGATCGGACGAGGGCGGAACGGAGCTCGTCACGGAACTCACGCCGCTACCGGACGGGACGAAGGCGTCGCTTTCGCTCCCGAACGCGACGCCGTGGCGGACGATTCAGATCGGCCGCCGACCGGGCGACCTGATCGAGTCGGAGCTGATTCCGCTGTTGAGCGCCGAACTCGAGGAGTCGGCCATGCCGACCGTCGACGGCGAGCCGGACACCGACTGGATCGAGCCGCGAAAGTACGTCGGCATCTGGTGGACGATGATCGCGGGCTCCGCCAACTGGGAGTACCGGCCGGACGACTCGTTCGACAGTCCCGAGGACGCGGCGGGATACGTCCACGGCGCCCGGACCGAGCGGATGAAGCGGTACATGAACTTCGCGGCGGAGAACGGCATCGACAGCGTCCTCGTCGAAGGGTGGAACGAGGGCTGGGACACCTACCCCGGCGACGGCACGGGCCTCGAGTTCGGCGTTGACGACTCCTATCCGGACTTCGACGTCCGCGAGGTGACCGACTTCGGGCGCTCGCTCGAGTCCGGCGTGGAGATGACGATCCACAACGAGACCGCGGGCGCGCTGCCCCACTACGAGGACCAGTTCCTGAACGACGACATCTTCCGGCAGTACGAGGACGTCGGCATTCACTCGATCAAGAACGGCTACGTCTCCGACGAGGGGCTGGGCATCGAGGGCGACGGCGCCGAGCCGACGCACAACCAGCACAATCAGCTGGCGGTCAACCACCACCGGCTGGTCATCGAAGCCGCCGCGGCCAATCGCCAGCTGCTCGAGATCCACGAGGGGATCAAGCCGACCGGAGAGATCCGGACCTACCCCAACGTGGCCAACCGCGAGGTCGTGAAAGCCCAGGAGTACGACGGCTTCGAGCAGTTGAGCGCGGACGTCGCTCCGGATCACCACGTCACGCTGCCGTTCACCCGGAACCTGGCCGGTCCGGTCAGCTACCAGCCGGGCATCTTCGACATCACGTTCAACGACGATCGAGGCGGACAGATCCAGACGACGCGGGCGAAGCAACTCGCCCTCTACCCGAACTACCTGAGCGGGCTGCAGATGGTCGCCGACCGCGTCGAGGCCTACGTCGACGAGACCCTCGCGGTCGGTGAGTGTCTGCAGGCCGCCTCGGGCGACATCGACGGCTTCGTCACGCTGGACGAGTGGCGAAACGCCTTCGGCACGAACTACGTCGCGGTCGACCCCAATCGCGTTCCGTCGGGATCGTCGGTCTCCTTCATCGTCGAAGACGCCGACGCGGGGACACACGAACTCCATCTCCGATACGCGGCGGCGCCCGAAGACAACGCCCAGCGAGTCGTCGAGGCCGGCGAAACTCAGGCGACGCTGCGCGTCAACGGCGAGACGACGACCATCAACCCAGACTTCACAGACTACTGGGACCAGTGGGAGGTCTTCACGACGGAGATCGACCTCGAGGACGGCGACAACGAGGTCGCGATCGAACTGCAGTACGACGACGGCGAGGAATTCGAGGGCGACGTCGGCGGCTTCAACCTCAACACGATCGGGATCACCGAACCCGGCGATCGGTCCCCGATGCCGGCCGAGTACGAGGGCTACACGCCCGAGAACGAGAACTTCGACGCGAAACCCGCCTTCGAGTTCATCGAGTCGGTTCCCGCGGCCGGCTGGGACGAGACGAACGTCGTCGATAGCGAGATCGGCGACTACGTCGTCACCGCCCGCCGAAAGGGCGAAGAGTGGTACGTCGGCGCGATGACCGACGAGGGCGGCCGCGCGGTCGACGTGCCGCTCGAGTTCCTCGCTCCGGGGAATTCGGGCTGTCAGGGGCGCGGCATGGGATCGAAAGGGCACGGTAATGGCCCCAAGGAACCCAAGTACGTCGCCGAGATCTACTCGGACGGCCTCGGCGGCGGCTACGAGTCCGATCCCGAGGCCGTCAGGATCGACGAAGCCGTCGTCGATCCGAGCGCGACGGTCCTCGCCTCGATGGCCCGCAGCGGCGGGACCGCGATCCGGCTCCGCCCCGCGACGGGGACGGAGCGCAAGAGACTCCCGACCTACGAGCGCCCTACCCAGGACGTGCGCTACGAGATCGACGATCAGGCGGGACTCGGCGAGCCGTTCATCGCGGCCACCGGCTCGAACGACGGCGATTTCGTCGGCGGGACGACGGTCGCGATCGAGATCGACGGCGAGCGCGAGACCGTCGACAACGTCCGGCTCTCGCCCGGAGCGACCGACGAGACCGTCGAGCTCGGCTACGCGATCACGTCGATCGGCACGTACGACGTCGTCCTGCGCGACCCGGACGATGGGACCGTCCTCGCGTCCGAAACGGTCACCGTCGCCCCCGGCGACCTCGTCGCCGAGTTCGACGATCCGGCCGGCGACGACCACGGTCCCGGCGAGTACACCTACCCGACCAGCGACGACTTCCGGGACGGGGCGTTCGACCTGCGCTCGTTCGCCGTCTACGAGGCCGACGACGCGTATCGGTTCGTCTTCGAAGTAGAGGAGCTCTACGACACCTTCGGCGGGGAGTTCTCGCCCCACTACTTCGCGGTCTATCTCCGGGATCCGTCCCGGGACGGCGGCCGAACGACGGAACTCGGCGACCTCGAGGTCACCGCCGCCTTCGAAGAGCCCTGGCACTACCGCGTCGCCGCCAGCGGCTTCGGCTCGAGCGTCGTCGACGCGGCCGGTACCAGCCTCGGATCGCCGACGACCGTCGTCGACTTCGAGAGCGACACGGCCATCCTCTCCGTCGAGAAAGGCACGCTCAGCGTGGACATCGCGAACGCCGAGGTCGTCCCCGTGGTCGGCTCCGAGGACCGCGGGACGTTCCGTGCCGTCGACGTCGAGGCCGAGGGCTACGTTTTCGGCGGCGCACGCGAAGACGCGATCGAGAACGCCCCGCGGATCATCGACCACCTGACGCCACCGGGCGTCGATCAGTCCGACGCGCTCGCGTACGACGCGGACTCGCTGGCGACGCTCCCGTTCGTCCCGCTGTGA
- a CDS encoding FkbM family methyltransferase, with translation MAAIDSIERLFQTVYRGPVKRAAHATGINELLEWGLWAGYRTLNGGEKTLRIGGETTTFAVPTRSALGVLSVAGTVERPIYRDLLEHVRPDDVFWDVGANAGTYSCLVGSRLAGDGAVVSFEPYPPTVDLLKRNLRRNDVDATVVPFALGNADETTELAVRYDDEPGSQEHTLAPDRRESADIVDTVTVPVRRGDTLVDDGTLPEPTVLKIDAEGAGPAVLAGLESTLSNGAPRRVYVEPHENTDELEAILTEFGFSVTREYLGRHRSNRNPILVAARAATGPSGHVSRLLGRDDDGARPS, from the coding sequence ATGGCGGCGATCGACTCCATCGAACGGCTTTTCCAGACGGTTTACAGGGGGCCGGTCAAGCGAGCGGCCCACGCGACGGGGATCAACGAACTCCTCGAGTGGGGACTCTGGGCGGGCTACCGGACGCTCAACGGCGGCGAGAAAACGCTCCGAATCGGCGGCGAAACGACGACGTTCGCCGTGCCGACGCGGTCGGCCCTCGGCGTTCTGAGCGTCGCGGGGACGGTCGAACGGCCGATCTATCGGGACCTCCTCGAGCACGTCCGCCCGGACGACGTGTTCTGGGACGTCGGCGCCAACGCCGGCACCTACAGCTGTCTCGTCGGGTCGCGGCTCGCAGGTGACGGTGCCGTCGTCTCGTTCGAGCCGTATCCGCCGACGGTGGACCTGTTGAAACGGAACCTTCGCCGGAACGACGTCGACGCGACTGTCGTCCCGTTCGCGCTCGGCAACGCCGACGAAACGACCGAACTGGCAGTGCGCTACGACGACGAACCCGGCTCGCAGGAGCACACGCTGGCCCCCGACCGTCGCGAGTCCGCGGACATCGTCGACACGGTGACGGTACCGGTCCGTCGCGGCGATACCCTCGTCGACGACGGAACGCTGCCCGAACCGACCGTGCTGAAGATCGACGCCGAGGGCGCCGGCCCGGCGGTGCTCGCGGGCCTCGAGTCGACGCTGTCGAACGGCGCCCCGCGCCGCGTCTACGTCGAACCTCACGAGAACACCGACGAACTCGAGGCGATACTGACCGAATTCGGCTTCTCGGTCACGCGCGAGTATCTCGGTCGGCATCGATCGAACCGAAACCCGATCCTCGTGGCCGCGCGGGCCGCGACGGGACCGTCGGGACACGTCTCGCGACTGCTCGGTCGGGACGACGACGGAGCGCGGCCGTCGTGA
- a CDS encoding APC family permease, which produces MSDDGDDGGGDDGFGVGTAVALGVGGIVGGGIYAAIGIVVAAAGILTWFAYSLATVVVLCCAYSYVKLNDATDSNGGSVTYIEELTGRSTTAGVVGWTLVVGYIGTMAMYAYAFGMYGQMLIGFEYVWGLPIRQFLSVGILAIFIGLNLLGAGSSAAVERYLVFVQAGIIAVFGLIGLWYGAANFQLRTGFAELGLNPVIAASVGFVSFEGWQLLFYDQEQFDDPDETLAKGVFISIPIAAAIYILVGFVITTLLPEEVIAAQPEPALLYGGLLISKWLALAVGLAGLISTASAINSTLFSEAIFAKNLIGDDILPHEMGDPDADAAPKRTVIVIGVLTAAFAVLGSLEAVVEFASLAFIVVFGTMCALALTVRDSDDVDVNPIPPLLGAIGSAAFFVMLTWYLYSQLPAVFWLVVVIAVAVFTVEALYFKRETLSEGVRTVEKRI; this is translated from the coding sequence ATGAGCGACGACGGAGACGACGGGGGCGGAGACGACGGATTCGGCGTCGGAACGGCCGTCGCGCTGGGCGTCGGCGGTATCGTTGGCGGCGGCATCTACGCGGCGATCGGTATCGTCGTGGCCGCCGCGGGGATCCTGACCTGGTTCGCCTACAGTCTCGCGACCGTCGTCGTCCTCTGCTGTGCCTACTCGTACGTCAAGCTCAACGACGCGACCGACAGCAACGGCGGCTCGGTCACATACATCGAGGAACTGACCGGTAGATCGACGACCGCGGGTGTCGTCGGCTGGACGCTCGTCGTCGGCTACATCGGGACGATGGCGATGTACGCCTACGCGTTCGGGATGTACGGCCAGATGCTGATCGGCTTCGAGTACGTCTGGGGGCTTCCGATCCGGCAGTTCCTCTCGGTCGGGATTCTCGCGATCTTCATCGGACTGAACCTCCTCGGCGCGGGATCGTCGGCGGCGGTCGAGCGGTATCTCGTGTTCGTCCAGGCGGGGATCATCGCCGTCTTCGGACTGATCGGCCTGTGGTACGGCGCGGCGAACTTTCAGCTGCGGACCGGCTTCGCCGAACTCGGACTCAATCCCGTAATCGCTGCCTCGGTCGGCTTCGTCTCCTTCGAGGGCTGGCAGCTGCTGTTCTACGATCAGGAGCAGTTCGACGATCCGGACGAGACACTCGCGAAGGGCGTGTTCATCTCGATCCCGATCGCGGCCGCGATCTACATCCTCGTCGGATTCGTGATCACGACCCTCCTACCCGAAGAGGTGATCGCCGCCCAGCCCGAACCGGCGCTGCTCTACGGCGGTCTGCTGATCTCGAAGTGGCTCGCGCTGGCGGTCGGACTCGCCGGGCTCATCTCGACCGCCAGCGCGATCAACTCGACGCTGTTCAGCGAGGCTATCTTCGCCAAGAACCTGATCGGCGACGACATCCTCCCCCACGAGATGGGCGATCCGGACGCCGACGCCGCACCGAAGCGGACCGTGATCGTCATCGGCGTCCTGACGGCCGCCTTCGCCGTCCTCGGGAGCCTCGAGGCCGTCGTCGAGTTCGCCTCGCTGGCCTTTATCGTCGTCTTCGGCACGATGTGTGCGCTGGCGCTGACGGTGCGCGATTCCGACGACGTCGACGTCAATCCGATTCCGCCGCTGCTCGGCGCGATCGGTTCGGCCGCCTTCTTCGTCATGCTGACGTGGTACCTCTACTCACAGCTCCCGGCGGTCTTCTGGCTGGTCGTCGTCATCGCAGTTGCGGTCTTCACGGTCGAGGCGCTGTACTTCAAGCGGGAGACGCTCTCGGAAGGAGTTCGAACGGTCGAAAAACGGATCTGA